CCGGTGCACTGGCAGGACATGCCGGGCGAACCCGGCTACTGGGCGATCCTCAAGCACGCCGACGTCGCGCACGTCGCCCGCAATCCGCAACTGTTCTCCGCCGAGCAGCAGGGCGTGATCCTGGAGAACCAGCCTCCCGAACGCCTCGAACAGACCCGCAACATGCTGCTCATGATGGACCCGCCCCGCCACACCGAATACCGCCGGCCGCTGGCCGAACACTTCAAGGCCCGGGTCATCGGCGAACTCGAGGACCGCGTCCGCGCGCTGACCCGCACCCTGCTCGACGGTGTCGAGGGCGAGGTCGAATTCGTGCACGGGGTGGCGGGTGTGCTGCCCAGTCAGGTGGTCGGCGGCATGTTCGGCATTCCGGCCGAGGACTGGCCGAGCATCCGGCGCTGGGCCGAACAGTCGGTGAGCCAGCAGGATCCGGAACTCGTCGGCGATTTCGACGTGCGAGCCGAACTGACCACTATGGCCGTCTACGCCATCCAGTTCTCCATGGCCCGCCGCGCCGCACCGCCGCGCGCGGACCTCACCTCGCTCATCCTGGCCGGGGCGTTCGGCGGAAAACCCATGTCGGACTTGGAGTTCGGCAGCTTCTTCACCCAACTGGTGACCGCCGGCAACGACACCAC
This sequence is a window from Nocardia yunnanensis. Protein-coding genes within it:
- a CDS encoding cytochrome P450, which gives rise to MSTVADIYDPQLYVAGPIHEIFAELRRSDPVHWQDMPGEPGYWAILKHADVAHVARNPQLFSAEQQGVILENQPPERLEQTRNMLLMMDPPRHTEYRRPLAEHFKARVIGELEDRVRALTRTLLDGVEGEVEFVHGVAGVLPSQVVGGMFGIPAEDWPSIRRWAEQSVSQQDPELVGDFDVRAELTTMAVYAIQFSMARRAAPPRADLTSLILAGAFGGKPMSDLEFGSFFTQLVTAGNDTTKTMLSSGLELLLAHPDQLRALRENPALIPGAVEEILRYANPLHYFRRTATADTEIRGVPIKAGDKVAMWYTSANRDEDVFADPQSFDIRRNPNPHLSFGLAQHFCLGVHLARLEGRVFFEELLARFRDIEQTGQSRRIRSNLNNGLKSLPVRLSR